The stretch of DNA CGGGCAAGCTCGCCGATTTTGTCATACTGGACCGCGACATCACGCGCATCCCGCCGGAAGAGATCTTCCAAGCGCGGGTGTTGATGACGGTGGTGGGCGGAAAGGTGGTTTTCAGGGCGCAATAAGGGACCAGCCCCAAGGTCCCATCAAATCCTGAAAGGTACCGGCGTGAAGGAAACCATGAAGATCACCAGCATCGCGTAGCCTACGGCCCTGCGCCGCGCGTCAAGCGGGAGAAACGGGTCTAGGGGTACCGGATGGCGAAAGCCGAAGACAATGAGCAACACCAGGAGGAGGGCCCAGCCCGGATACCATTTTACCGTTACGATGCCAAACGCAATCAGCAAAAAGATATAGGCACGCTGTGCCCTTTGCCCAAAGAGCGCGTAGAGCACGTGTCCGCCGTCGAGTTGTCCGATCGGAAGGAGATTGAGCGAGGTCACGAACAGTCCTGCCCAGCCGGCAAACGCCATCGGGCCCAGCATGATGTCCATATCCGGGCTCAATCCGGGTACCGCGAGTCTGGCAACCAGCTTGAACAGCAGCGACTCGCCCAGGTACAGCACCGAGGGCCCCACCTCTCCCTTTGGGACCAACTGAG from candidate division KSB1 bacterium encodes:
- a CDS encoding site-2 protease family protein, translating into MSYPEWVDSFPEYSQRPFPASRPSWRARLLGRLTPRRRPTLNIVLFAATVLSTLLVGGAVYCLSIMSILLAHEMGHYLMCRRHRVNATLPYFIPFPFPMLNPFGTLGAVIRMDARMPDRRALLDVAVAGPLAGLAIALPVMFFGLQNSQLVPKGEVGPSVLYLGESLLFKLVARLAVPGLSPDMDIMLGPMAFAGWAGLFVTSLNLLPIGQLDGGHVLYALFGQRAQRAYIFLLIAFGIVTVKWYPGWALLLVLLIVFGFRHPVPLDPFLPLDARRRAVGYAMLVIFMVSFTPVPFRI